One Cedecea neteri DNA segment encodes these proteins:
- the galK gene encoding galactokinase codes for MSLKEKTQRLFAEQFGYPATHAIQAPGRVNLIGEHTDYNDGFVLPCAIDYQTVISCAKRDDRIVRVVAADYDNQQDSFSLDAPIVSHDTQQWANYVRGVVKHLQKRDNNFSGVDMVISGNVPQGAGLSSSASLEVAVGKVFQHLYHLPLDGAQLALNGQEAENQFVGCNCGIMDQLISALGKKDHALLIDCRSLGTKAVSMPKGVAVVIINSNFKRTLVGSEYNTRREQCETGARFFSQKALRDVDLAKFNAVAHELDPIVAKRVRHVLTENIRTVEAADALAKGDLVRMGQLMAESHASMRDDFEITVPQIDTLVEIVKATIGEKGGVRMTGGGFGGCIVALVPEDLVPAVKQAVEEQYESKTGIKETFYVCKASEGAGQC; via the coding sequence ATGAGTCTGAAAGAGAAAACCCAGCGTCTGTTCGCTGAGCAATTTGGTTACCCGGCAACACACGCTATTCAGGCCCCGGGCCGCGTAAACCTGATTGGTGAGCACACCGATTACAACGATGGTTTCGTGCTGCCGTGCGCCATTGATTATCAGACGGTGATTAGCTGCGCCAAACGTGATGACCGCATTGTCCGGGTTGTTGCCGCCGATTATGACAATCAGCAGGACAGCTTCTCCCTCGATGCCCCTATTGTCTCGCACGATACACAACAGTGGGCTAACTACGTTCGCGGCGTGGTGAAGCATCTGCAAAAGCGCGATAACAACTTTTCCGGTGTGGATATGGTGATCAGCGGCAATGTGCCGCAGGGCGCCGGGTTAAGCTCGTCCGCCTCGCTGGAAGTGGCGGTCGGCAAAGTCTTCCAGCATCTCTACCACCTGCCTCTGGACGGCGCTCAACTGGCGCTCAATGGCCAGGAAGCAGAGAACCAGTTTGTCGGCTGCAACTGCGGCATTATGGATCAGCTGATTTCCGCCCTTGGCAAGAAAGACCACGCCCTGCTGATTGATTGCCGCTCGCTGGGAACGAAAGCCGTCTCCATGCCAAAAGGCGTTGCGGTGGTGATCATTAACAGCAACTTCAAACGCACGCTGGTGGGTAGCGAATACAACACCCGTCGCGAACAGTGTGAAACCGGCGCTCGTTTCTTTAGCCAGAAAGCCCTGCGAGATGTTGATCTGGCAAAATTCAATGCCGTCGCGCACGAGCTGGATCCGATCGTTGCCAAACGCGTTCGTCACGTGCTGACAGAAAATATCCGCACCGTGGAAGCTGCGGATGCGCTTGCCAAAGGTGACCTGGTCCGTATGGGCCAGCTGATGGCCGAATCTCACGCCTCCATGCGCGATGATTTCGAAATCACCGTGCCGCAAATCGATACCCTTGTGGAGATCGTCAAAGCGACCATTGGTGAAAAAGGCGGCGTACGTATGACCGGCGGTGGTTTTGGAGGCTGTATTGTAGCGCTGGTGCCTGAAGATCTCGTCCCGGCCGTGAAACAGGCTGTAGAAGAACAGTACGAGAGTAAAACAGGGAT
- the galT gene encoding galactose-1-phosphate uridylyltransferase: MEQFNPVDHPHRRYNPLTGQWILVSPHRAKRPWQGAQETPAQEKLPAHDPDCFLCPGNTRVTGDKNPEYTGTFVFTNDFAALMTDTPDAPASQDPLMRCESARGTSRVICFSPDHSKTLPELTLPALEEVVQTWQQQTAELGQTYPWVQVFENKGAAMGCSNPHPHGQVWANSFLPNEVAREDTLQREYFAHQGTPMLLDYVQREQADGSRTVVETEHWLAVVPYWAAWPFETLLLPKAHVLRITDLSAEQSADLALALKKLTSRYDNLFQCSFPYSMGWHGAPFNGESNQHWQLHAHFYPPLLRSATVRKFMVGYEMLAETQRDLTAEQAAERLRAVSDIHFRQSGASL; encoded by the coding sequence ATGGAGCAGTTTAACCCGGTCGATCATCCGCATCGCCGCTATAACCCGCTAACGGGTCAATGGATTTTGGTTTCGCCACATCGGGCGAAGCGCCCCTGGCAGGGCGCGCAGGAAACCCCTGCGCAAGAAAAACTTCCGGCACACGATCCGGACTGTTTTCTTTGCCCTGGAAATACGCGCGTTACCGGGGATAAAAACCCCGAGTACACCGGCACTTTCGTTTTTACCAACGATTTTGCGGCGCTGATGACGGACACGCCCGATGCCCCGGCAAGCCAGGATCCCTTGATGCGTTGCGAAAGCGCGCGCGGTACCAGCCGGGTTATCTGCTTCTCTCCCGACCACAGTAAAACATTACCAGAGCTCACGCTTCCCGCTCTGGAAGAAGTTGTACAAACCTGGCAACAGCAGACCGCTGAGCTGGGGCAGACATACCCGTGGGTTCAGGTATTTGAAAACAAAGGCGCAGCTATGGGCTGCTCCAACCCACATCCTCACGGACAGGTTTGGGCAAACAGTTTTTTGCCTAACGAGGTCGCCCGTGAAGATACCCTACAACGTGAATATTTCGCCCACCAGGGCACCCCAATGCTGCTGGACTACGTGCAGCGTGAGCAGGCGGACGGTAGCCGCACCGTAGTTGAAACCGAACACTGGCTGGCCGTCGTCCCTTACTGGGCAGCCTGGCCATTCGAAACGCTGCTGCTGCCCAAAGCCCACGTCCTGCGTATCACCGACCTCAGCGCAGAACAAAGTGCTGACCTGGCATTAGCGCTGAAAAAACTCACCAGCCGCTATGACAACCTCTTCCAGTGCTCCTTCCCCTACTCAATGGGCTGGCACGGCGCGCCGTTCAACGGTGAAAGCAATCAGCACTGGCAGCTTCACGCGCATTTCTACCCGCCGCTGCTGCGCAGCGCCACGGTTCGTAAGTTTATGGTTGGCTATGAAATGCTGGCCGAAACCCAGCGAGATTTAACCGCAGAGCAAGCCGCAGAACGCTTGCGTGCCGTCAGTGATATCCATTTCCGCCAGTCAGGAGCGTCATTATGA
- the galE gene encoding UDP-glucose 4-epimerase GalE, translated as MRVLVTGGSGYIGSHTCVQLLQSGHDVVILDNLCNSKRSVLPEIERLGGKHPLFINGDIRDEALLAEIFHDHRIDAVIHFAGLKAVGESVNKPLEYYDNNVTGTLKLIAAMRAANVTNFIFSSSATVYGDQPQIPYVESFPTGKPASPYGQSKLMVEQILTDLQKAQPNWSVALLRYFNPVGAHPSGDMGEDPQGIPNNLMPYIAQVAVGRRDSLAIFGNDYPTEDGTGVRDYIHVMDLADGHVAAMQALNGKPGVHIYNLGAGVGSSVLDVVNAFSKACGKPVNYHFAPRRDGDLPAYWADATKADKELNWRVSRSLQEMADDTWRWQSRHPQGYED; from the coding sequence ATGAGAGTTTTGGTTACAGGTGGTAGCGGTTACATTGGAAGTCATACCTGCGTACAGTTGCTGCAAAGCGGCCACGATGTGGTGATCCTCGATAACCTGTGCAACAGCAAGCGCAGCGTATTGCCGGAAATTGAACGCCTGGGTGGCAAGCATCCGCTGTTTATCAACGGTGATATTCGCGACGAAGCCCTGCTGGCAGAAATTTTCCACGACCATCGTATCGATGCCGTAATTCATTTTGCCGGCCTGAAAGCCGTCGGTGAATCGGTGAATAAGCCGCTGGAGTATTACGACAACAACGTGACCGGCACTCTGAAGCTTATCGCCGCCATGCGAGCGGCAAACGTAACTAACTTCATCTTCAGCTCTTCCGCCACCGTTTACGGCGACCAGCCTCAAATTCCTTATGTAGAAAGTTTCCCTACCGGTAAACCCGCCAGCCCTTACGGCCAAAGCAAGCTGATGGTTGAGCAAATCCTTACCGACCTGCAAAAAGCCCAGCCAAACTGGAGCGTTGCGCTGTTGCGCTACTTTAATCCGGTCGGCGCCCATCCGTCAGGCGATATGGGCGAAGACCCTCAGGGCATCCCGAATAACCTGATGCCTTACATTGCGCAGGTTGCCGTAGGTCGACGCGATTCGCTGGCTATTTTTGGTAACGATTACCCAACCGAAGACGGTACCGGCGTGCGTGATTACATCCACGTGATGGATCTCGCCGACGGCCACGTTGCCGCGATGCAGGCGCTGAACGGTAAACCAGGCGTTCATATTTACAACCTGGGCGCAGGTGTCGGCAGCAGCGTGCTCGACGTGGTAAACGCCTTCAGCAAAGCCTGCGGTAAACCGGTGAACTACCACTTTGCCCCTCGTCGTGATGGCGATCTGCCGGCCTACTGGGCCGACGCCACCAAAGCCGACAAAGAACTCAACTGGCGTGTCAGCCGGTCGCTGCAGGAAATGGCAGACGATACCTGGCGCTGGCAGTCACGCCACCCCCAAGGTTATGAAGATTAA
- the modF gene encoding molybdate ABC transporter ATP-binding protein ModF, translated as MSALQISQGTFHLSDIKTLTLNDLTLHAGESWAFVGANGSGKSALARALAGSLPIMKGERHCDFTRIAHLSFEQLQKLVSDEWQRNNTDMLSADEDDTGRTTAEIIQEEVVNEARCRDLATLFGIEHLLTRRFKYLSTGETRKTLLCQALMSEPELLILDEPFDGLDVKSRQQLASLLEQLSAQGYTLVLVLNRFDEIPDFVEFAGVLADCTLTESGKKQALLEQALIAQLAHSEKLAGVALPEADDPSARYTLPENQPRIVLNDGVVEYNDRPILHKLSWSVNPGEHWQIVGPNGAGKSTLLSLITGDHPQGYSNDLTLFGRRRGSGETIWDIKKHIGYVSSSLHLDYRVSTTVRNVILSGYFDSIGIYQAVSDRQQKLTREWLNMLGMDNATADAPFHSLSWGQQRLALIARALVKHPTLLILDEPLQGLDPLNRQLIRRFVDILIGEGETQLLFVSHHAEDAPQCITHRLTFVPVGDKYGYQIENILPA; from the coding sequence ATGTCTGCGTTGCAAATTTCGCAAGGTACGTTTCACCTTAGCGACATAAAAACCCTTACCCTGAATGATCTTACCCTTCACGCCGGAGAAAGCTGGGCATTTGTTGGGGCGAACGGCAGCGGTAAATCCGCTCTTGCCCGCGCGCTGGCCGGTAGCCTGCCTATCATGAAGGGCGAACGCCACTGCGACTTCACCCGCATTGCTCATCTCTCTTTTGAACAGTTGCAAAAACTGGTCAGCGACGAGTGGCAGCGCAATAACACCGATATGCTAAGCGCCGACGAAGACGATACCGGCCGCACCACCGCAGAAATTATCCAGGAAGAGGTGGTCAATGAAGCCCGTTGCCGCGATCTGGCCACGCTGTTTGGCATTGAACATCTGCTCACCCGCCGCTTTAAATATCTGTCGACGGGAGAAACACGCAAAACGCTGCTTTGCCAGGCGCTAATGTCGGAGCCAGAACTGCTGATCCTGGATGAACCGTTCGACGGGCTGGACGTGAAATCTCGCCAGCAGTTGGCAAGCCTTCTCGAACAGCTTAGCGCCCAGGGCTACACCCTGGTTCTGGTCCTGAACCGATTCGATGAAATCCCGGATTTTGTGGAATTCGCCGGCGTGTTAGCAGACTGCACGCTGACAGAAAGCGGTAAAAAGCAGGCGCTACTTGAGCAGGCGCTTATCGCTCAGTTGGCCCACAGCGAGAAGCTGGCGGGCGTGGCGCTCCCGGAAGCCGACGATCCGTCCGCCCGCTATACGCTGCCGGAAAACCAGCCTCGTATTGTGCTTAACGATGGCGTGGTGGAATACAACGATCGCCCTATCCTGCACAAACTTAGCTGGTCAGTGAACCCCGGCGAGCACTGGCAAATTGTCGGCCCTAACGGCGCAGGAAAATCTACGTTACTCAGCCTGATCACTGGCGATCACCCCCAGGGTTACAGCAACGATCTGACGCTGTTTGGGCGCCGCCGGGGCAGCGGCGAGACAATATGGGATATCAAAAAGCACATTGGGTACGTCAGCAGCAGCCTGCATCTGGATTACCGCGTGAGCACCACCGTGCGAAACGTTATTCTGTCAGGCTATTTCGACTCAATTGGGATCTACCAGGCCGTTTCAGATCGTCAGCAGAAGCTGACCCGCGAATGGCTGAATATGCTGGGCATGGATAATGCCACCGCCGATGCGCCTTTCCACAGCCTTTCATGGGGGCAGCAGCGCCTGGCGCTGATTGCCCGTGCGCTGGTTAAGCACCCAACATTGCTGATCCTGGATGAACCTTTGCAAGGGCTGGATCCGCTCAACCGCCAGCTGATACGTCGCTTTGTCGATATTTTGATTGGCGAAGGAGAAACACAGCTGCTGTTTGTGTCCCACCATGCCGAAGATGCGCCCCAGTGCATTACCCATCGGCTGACGTTTGTCCCGGTCGGCGACAAGTACGGCTATCAGATAGAAAATATTCTTCCCGCATAA
- the modE gene encoding molybdenum-dependent transcriptional regulator: MQAEILLTLKLQQRLFADPRRIALLKQIRHTGSISQGAKLAGISYKSAWDAINEMNQLAESSLVDRATGGKGGGGAVLTRYGERLIQLYDLLAQIQQKAFDVLQDDALPLDSLLAAISRFSLQTSARNQLFGTVLKRDDEQVQQHVDILLADGESRLKAAITRQSAERLGLDEGKEVLVLIKAPWIDVTTDANAARNADNQLPGKISSIEQGKEQSEVLIQLTDGQTLCATLPNIHVEQQALAEGAKVTAYFNADRVIVATLC; encoded by the coding sequence ATGCAGGCTGAAATTTTATTAACTCTGAAACTCCAGCAACGGCTGTTCGCCGACCCGCGACGCATTGCGCTGCTTAAACAAATTCGCCACACGGGATCGATTAGCCAGGGCGCAAAACTGGCGGGCATCAGTTACAAAAGCGCATGGGATGCGATTAACGAAATGAATCAGCTGGCAGAATCAAGCCTGGTTGATCGCGCCACCGGCGGCAAAGGCGGCGGCGGTGCCGTCCTGACCCGGTACGGTGAGCGCCTGATTCAGCTCTACGATCTGCTCGCGCAAATTCAACAAAAGGCCTTTGATGTTTTGCAGGATGATGCCCTGCCCCTGGACAGCCTGCTCGCCGCCATCTCCCGTTTTTCACTGCAAACCAGCGCCCGCAATCAGCTGTTTGGTACAGTACTTAAACGCGATGACGAACAGGTTCAGCAGCACGTCGATATTCTGCTGGCTGACGGTGAATCGCGTCTGAAAGCGGCGATTACCCGCCAAAGCGCAGAGCGGCTGGGACTGGATGAAGGCAAAGAAGTATTGGTGCTTATCAAAGCACCGTGGATAGACGTCACAACGGATGCTAATGCGGCGCGCAATGCCGATAACCAGCTGCCGGGCAAAATCAGCAGCATTGAGCAGGGTAAAGAGCAAAGTGAAGTGCTGATTCAGCTGACAGATGGACAAACGCTGTGCGCCACCCTGCCGAATATCCACGTAGAACAGCAGGCGCTGGCAGAAGGTGCTAAGGTCACAGCATATTTCAATGCAGACAGGGTCATTGTCGCCACACTCTGCTAA
- a CDS encoding AbgT family transporter codes for MSTLTTKGNEAKENRLLNGFLNAIEKAGNRLPEPALIFFYFLLVVMGLSAALSQLEFDIVNPVTQKAVQVNNLLSAEALTHTLSTMVTTFTSFAPLGIVLVAMLGVGVAESSGFINVALKKMLRVTPKKLLTPMLIFVAMFSHVAADAGYVLVIPLGAIIFMSAGRHPLVGIAAAFSGVSGGFAANMVPTGNDALLQGFTQAAAQLLDSTYTVNTLCNLFFGTGSTLLITLVGWWVTEKIVEPRVSKMAIDGDFKHDEDMSSVTPEESRAFRRAGLVMLLSLLGLAAAAWPESSTLRSPAGALTDFGAPVMKSIVPLIFLIFILPGIVYGFAAGTFKSGKDVIGAMNDSMSKMGSYMVMAFFCALFIKAFSDSNIGTLVALAGADGLKAMALPGEATIIGMVLLTALVNLLIGSASAKWALLSPIMVPMLMAVGISPELTQAAFRIGDSSTNIITPMMVFFPLIVIYCQRYVKGAGVGTLVSMMMPYSIAFLVSWSLFLLVWWGLEMPLGVAAPYTWSAG; via the coding sequence ATGAGTACGCTGACAACAAAAGGAAATGAGGCAAAAGAGAATCGCTTGCTGAACGGTTTTCTTAATGCCATTGAGAAAGCAGGTAACCGACTGCCGGAACCCGCGCTGATTTTCTTCTATTTTTTACTGGTTGTGATGGGGCTATCCGCCGCGCTGTCACAGTTAGAGTTTGATATCGTTAACCCGGTGACTCAGAAAGCCGTGCAGGTCAACAACCTGCTTTCCGCCGAGGCGTTAACACATACGCTTTCTACGATGGTGACCACCTTTACCAGTTTTGCTCCTTTAGGCATCGTTCTGGTGGCTATGCTGGGCGTTGGCGTTGCCGAAAGCTCCGGCTTTATTAACGTTGCACTGAAAAAAATGCTCCGTGTTACGCCGAAAAAACTGCTGACGCCGATGCTGATTTTTGTCGCAATGTTTAGTCACGTCGCGGCAGATGCGGGATATGTGCTGGTGATCCCTCTCGGTGCCATTATTTTTATGTCCGCCGGGCGCCATCCTTTGGTGGGGATCGCGGCGGCATTCTCCGGCGTATCCGGTGGCTTTGCGGCCAATATGGTGCCAACCGGTAACGACGCGCTGCTGCAAGGTTTCACCCAGGCCGCGGCTCAGCTGCTCGACTCAACGTATACCGTGAACACGCTGTGTAATCTGTTCTTCGGGACCGGCTCAACACTATTGATCACCCTCGTTGGCTGGTGGGTGACGGAGAAAATCGTCGAGCCTCGGGTCAGTAAAATGGCGATTGATGGTGACTTTAAGCACGATGAAGATATGTCCAGCGTCACGCCAGAAGAGAGCCGGGCATTCCGTCGTGCGGGCCTGGTGATGCTCCTTAGTTTGCTAGGGCTTGCCGCTGCCGCCTGGCCTGAAAGCTCAACGCTGCGCAGCCCGGCAGGCGCGTTAACCGACTTCGGCGCGCCTGTCATGAAGTCTATCGTCCCGCTCATCTTCCTGATTTTTATTCTGCCGGGCATTGTCTATGGTTTTGCGGCAGGCACCTTTAAATCGGGAAAAGACGTCATTGGGGCGATGAACGACTCAATGAGCAAAATGGGCTCTTATATGGTGATGGCGTTTTTCTGTGCGTTGTTCATTAAAGCCTTCAGCGATTCGAATATTGGTACGCTGGTGGCGCTGGCGGGGGCGGACGGCCTTAAAGCCATGGCGCTGCCGGGAGAGGCGACAATTATCGGTATGGTGCTGCTGACGGCGCTGGTTAATCTGCTGATTGGTTCGGCTTCAGCAAAATGGGCGCTGCTGTCGCCTATTATGGTGCCGATGCTTATGGCCGTGGGGATATCGCCAGAGCTTACTCAGGCGGCGTTCCGCATCGGTGATTCTTCCACAAACATTATCACGCCGATGATGGTGTTCTTCCCGCTGATCGTGATTTACTGCCAGCGCTATGTGAAAGGCGCTGGCGTGGGCACGCTGGTATCAATGATGATGCCTTATTCTATCGCCTTCCTGGTGAGCTGGAGCCTCTTCCTGCTGGTGTGGTGGGGGCTGGAAATGCCGCTTGGCGTTGCGGCACCTTATACCTGGTCAGCTGGATAA
- a CDS encoding AcrZ family multidrug efflux pump-associated protein: MFELLKSLVFAVVMVPVVMAVILGLIYGLGEVFNVFSKVGHRDQQPKQHH; this comes from the coding sequence ATGTTCGAGTTATTGAAAAGCCTGGTGTTTGCCGTGGTCATGGTGCCGGTTGTGATGGCAGTCATCCTCGGTCTCATCTATGGATTGGGTGAAGTGTTTAACGTCTTTTCAAAAGTCGGTCATCGCGACCAACAGCCGAAACAGCATCACTGA